A stretch of Candidatus Sphingomonas phytovorans DNA encodes these proteins:
- a CDS encoding CusA/CzcA family heavy metal efflux RND transporter, protein MIANLIALSVRARWAVLFLFLGVAGVGVWQLMKLPIDAVPDITNKQVQINTIDRGLSPVEMEKLVTYPIETALAGIPGLETTRSLSRNGFSQVTAIFSDSTDLYFTRQQVGERLTQAQENLPQGVQPQIGPVTTGLGEVVMYTVGYANPDGRGAKTVDGQPGWQSDGSYLTPEGERLTDEIAKAGYLRTVQDWIIRPQLRTVSGVAGIDSIGGYAKTFVVEPDPVKLSNYGISYSELGEALENANVAVGANFFNRAGEAYLVRADARIRSVEEIRNAVAATRGGMPVTVGQIANVKVGGDLRTGAASMNGDEAVVGTALMLIGENSRVVAKAVGDKLGQVAKTLPPGIKVEVVLDRAKLVNATVSTVERNLTEGALLVAAALFLLLGNWRAAIIAVLVIPFSFLMMAMGMRAFGVPGNLMSLGALDFGLIVDGAVIIIENCLARLAHRQEHEGRLLILRERLEETMRASQGMIRPTVFGQAVILLAFAPLLMFTGVEGKTFSPMAITIMLALGAAFILAITLVPALVALFIRGKVAEKEVWLICKSKERYLPLLDMAIARPWPFIGGGLAFFLLAIPAFGLLGSEFIPQLDEKNVALASTRVPSVSLGQSLAMQLKVEEAVRKLPEVELMFSKTGTAEVATDPMPPNVSDAFVILKPQDQWPAGVTKKEQVLERIEKAAGGQLGNLFEVSQPIQLRFNELIAGVRGDVAIKLYGDDLDRMSASANEIVRVLQGIPGAASVKADQTGGAPTLDVRFDRAAIARYGLTVKEVADTVAAAMGGRESGLLFEGDRRYEIAVRVPETTRVNLDDVLSLPVLLPQTEGSTRRSIPLAQVAQIRFTDGLNQITRENGKRRVVIQMNLRDRDAGSFVDEAMAKVGQVTLPAGYYLEWGGQFQNLQAASQRLSIVVPICFAIIFGLLYMALGGVARAAAVFLAVPLGLAGGVFTLVMTGIAFSVSAAVGFICLAGVAVLNGLVVMTAIRERLEAGVASPEAIRQGMAEKMRAVIMTGFVPAIGFVPMALATGTGAEVQKPLATTVIGGLIAATILTLLVLPAISRVILGMADGRKARREENQGVGGEAAPHPEA, encoded by the coding sequence ATGATAGCGAACCTCATCGCGCTGTCCGTGCGTGCACGCTGGGCAGTCCTCTTTCTCTTCCTGGGCGTAGCAGGCGTCGGCGTCTGGCAGCTGATGAAGCTGCCGATCGACGCCGTTCCGGACATCACCAACAAGCAGGTGCAGATCAACACGATCGACCGCGGGCTTTCCCCGGTCGAGATGGAAAAGCTGGTCACCTACCCGATCGAGACAGCGCTGGCCGGTATCCCCGGGCTTGAGACGACACGTTCCTTGTCCCGCAACGGGTTCAGCCAGGTCACGGCGATCTTCTCGGATTCCACAGATCTCTATTTCACCCGCCAGCAGGTCGGGGAGCGGTTGACCCAGGCGCAGGAAAACCTGCCCCAGGGCGTCCAGCCGCAGATCGGCCCGGTCACCACCGGCCTCGGCGAGGTCGTCATGTACACGGTCGGCTATGCGAATCCTGACGGCAGGGGTGCAAAGACGGTCGACGGCCAACCCGGCTGGCAATCGGACGGCAGCTATCTGACGCCGGAAGGCGAGCGCTTGACCGACGAGATCGCCAAGGCCGGCTATTTGCGGACAGTCCAGGACTGGATCATCCGCCCGCAGCTGAGAACCGTCTCCGGTGTCGCCGGTATCGACTCGATCGGGGGCTATGCCAAGACCTTCGTCGTCGAGCCCGACCCGGTGAAGTTGTCCAACTATGGTATCTCGTACAGCGAACTCGGCGAGGCGCTGGAAAATGCCAATGTCGCGGTTGGCGCCAATTTCTTCAACCGCGCCGGCGAGGCCTATCTGGTTCGCGCGGACGCTCGAATCCGCTCGGTAGAGGAGATTCGCAACGCCGTCGCCGCGACTCGCGGCGGCATGCCGGTGACCGTCGGCCAGATCGCCAATGTGAAGGTGGGCGGCGACCTGCGCACCGGTGCCGCCAGCATGAATGGCGACGAGGCGGTGGTCGGCACCGCGCTGATGCTGATCGGCGAGAATAGCCGCGTCGTCGCCAAGGCGGTGGGCGACAAGCTCGGGCAGGTCGCGAAGACTCTGCCGCCGGGCATCAAGGTGGAGGTGGTGCTCGATCGCGCCAAGCTTGTGAACGCGACCGTCTCGACGGTCGAACGCAACCTGACCGAGGGCGCGCTGCTCGTCGCGGCCGCCCTGTTCCTGCTGCTCGGCAACTGGCGGGCGGCGATCATTGCCGTGCTTGTCATTCCCTTCTCTTTCCTGATGATGGCAATGGGCATGCGGGCGTTCGGCGTGCCCGGCAACCTGATGAGCCTCGGTGCGCTTGATTTCGGCCTCATCGTCGACGGTGCGGTCATCATCATCGAGAATTGTCTGGCGCGCCTGGCACACCGGCAGGAGCACGAGGGCAGGCTGCTCATCCTGCGCGAGCGGCTCGAGGAGACGATGCGGGCATCGCAGGGGATGATCAGACCTACCGTCTTTGGACAGGCGGTCATTCTGCTCGCCTTCGCGCCGTTGCTGATGTTCACCGGGGTGGAGGGCAAGACCTTCTCGCCGATGGCGATCACCATCATGCTGGCTCTGGGCGCGGCGTTCATCCTTGCGATCACGCTGGTTCCGGCGCTCGTTGCACTGTTCATTCGCGGCAAGGTGGCCGAGAAGGAAGTCTGGCTGATCTGCAAGTCCAAGGAGCGATATCTGCCGCTCCTCGACATGGCGATCGCGCGGCCCTGGCCATTCATCGGCGGTGGACTGGCCTTTTTCCTGTTGGCCATTCCCGCCTTCGGTCTGCTCGGATCGGAGTTCATCCCCCAACTCGACGAGAAGAATGTCGCGCTCGCCTCGACGCGCGTGCCCTCGGTCAGTCTCGGCCAGTCGCTCGCGATGCAGCTCAAGGTCGAGGAGGCGGTGCGCAAGCTCCCCGAGGTCGAACTGATGTTCTCAAAGACGGGCACGGCGGAGGTCGCGACCGACCCGATGCCGCCGAACGTCTCGGACGCGTTCGTCATCCTCAAGCCCCAGGATCAGTGGCCTGCCGGTGTCACCAAGAAGGAGCAGGTGCTCGAACGCATCGAAAAGGCGGCAGGTGGCCAGCTTGGGAACCTGTTCGAAGTCAGCCAGCCGATCCAGCTGCGTTTCAACGAACTGATCGCGGGTGTGCGCGGTGACGTCGCGATCAAGCTCTATGGCGACGATCTCGACAGGATGTCGGCCTCGGCCAACGAGATCGTCCGTGTGCTCCAGGGCATTCCGGGCGCGGCGAGCGTCAAGGCAGACCAGACCGGGGGCGCCCCCACGCTCGACGTCCGGTTCGATCGCGCGGCGATCGCCCGCTACGGGCTGACCGTGAAGGAAGTGGCGGACACCGTCGCGGCGGCGATGGGCGGGCGCGAGTCCGGCCTGCTTTTCGAAGGCGACCGCCGCTACGAGATTGCCGTGCGCGTTCCCGAAACCACCCGCGTCAACCTCGACGATGTGCTGTCGCTTCCTGTGCTTCTGCCGCAGACGGAAGGCTCGACACGACGATCGATCCCGCTGGCGCAGGTCGCCCAGATCCGCTTCACCGATGGACTCAACCAGATCACCCGCGAGAACGGCAAGCGCCGCGTCGTGATCCAGATGAACCTGCGGGACCGCGATGCCGGGTCGTTCGTCGATGAGGCAATGGCCAAGGTGGGGCAGGTGACGCTGCCGGCCGGCTATTATCTGGAATGGGGCGGACAGTTCCAGAATCTGCAGGCGGCATCCCAGCGCCTGTCGATCGTGGTCCCGATCTGCTTCGCGATCATCTTCGGCCTGCTCTACATGGCGCTCGGCGGCGTTGCCCGGGCAGCAGCGGTGTTCCTCGCCGTTCCGCTTGGCCTGGCGGGCGGGGTGTTCACCCTCGTCATGACCGGGATCGCCTTTTCGGTGTCGGCGGCCGTCGGCTTCATCTGCCTTGCCGGCGTCGCGGTGCTCAACGGCCTCGTGGTCATGACGGCGATCCGCGAGCGTCTCGAGGCAGGCGTCGCATCGCCTGAGGCGATCAGGCAAGGCATGGCGGAAAAGATGCGGGCGGTGATCATGACCGGCTTCGTCCCCGCCATCGGCTTCGTGCCCATGGCGCTTGCCACGGGTACCGGCGCCGAGGTCCAGAAGCCGCTTGCCACGACCGTCATCGGCGGACTGATCGCTGCCACCATCCTCACTTTGCTGGTACTTCCGGCCATCTCCAGGGTCATCCTTGGGATGGCTGATGGCCGCAAGGCCAGGCGTGAGGAGAATCAGGGGGTGGGCGGTGAAGCCGCTCCGCACCCTGAAGCTTGA
- a CDS encoding dihydroorotase produces MTATYDLKLTGGTVHTPAGPVRADIGVLGGRIVAIGAAGDAGETIDCTGLDILPGVIDTQVHFREPGLVHKEDLESGSRAAVLGGVTAVFEMPNTKPNTDSAEAIQDKLTRAHHRMWCDHAFYVGATNHNAAALAELERLPGTAGVKIFMGASTGDLLVAEDASLAEVLASGHRRVAIHAEDEARMNARANERVPGDPSSHPVWRDDESALLATKRILKLARDAGRRIHVLHVTTPAELELLGRHKDIATCEVTPQHLTLAGEEAYPRLGTLAQMNPPIRSGTHRDGLWHWLQQGVPDILGSDHAPHTLEEKGKPYPDSPSGMPGVQTMLPLMLNHVAEGRTTLARVIDLTSAGPQRVFGIVGKGRIAIGYDADFSIVDLKARWTIEESWLASRSGWSPFTGMTLTGRPIGTVVRGQRVMWDGALASAARGEPIRFEAVEFG; encoded by the coding sequence ATCGGCGCGGCAGGCGATGCCGGCGAGACGATCGACTGTACCGGGCTCGATATCCTGCCCGGGGTAATCGATACCCAGGTCCATTTTCGCGAGCCGGGGCTGGTCCACAAGGAGGATCTCGAAAGCGGCAGTCGCGCGGCGGTGCTCGGCGGCGTGACCGCGGTGTTCGAGATGCCGAATACGAAGCCCAATACCGACAGCGCGGAGGCGATCCAGGACAAGCTCACCCGCGCGCACCATCGCATGTGGTGCGACCACGCCTTCTATGTCGGCGCGACCAACCACAATGCGGCTGCGCTCGCCGAGCTTGAGCGCCTGCCGGGCACGGCCGGGGTCAAGATCTTCATGGGCGCCTCGACCGGGGACCTGCTCGTCGCCGAGGATGCTTCGCTGGCCGAAGTGCTCGCCTCGGGCCATCGCCGCGTCGCGATTCATGCCGAGGACGAGGCGCGGATGAACGCGCGCGCTAACGAACGCGTGCCAGGCGACCCTTCTTCCCACCCGGTGTGGCGCGACGACGAGAGCGCGCTGCTCGCGACGAAGCGTATCCTGAAGCTGGCGCGCGACGCCGGCCGCCGTATCCATGTGCTGCATGTGACCACGCCAGCTGAGCTCGAACTGCTCGGCCGGCACAAGGACATCGCCACCTGCGAGGTGACGCCGCAGCATCTCACCCTGGCCGGCGAGGAGGCCTATCCCCGGCTCGGCACCCTCGCGCAGATGAACCCGCCGATCCGGTCGGGTACGCATCGCGACGGGCTGTGGCACTGGCTGCAACAGGGAGTGCCCGACATCCTCGGATCGGATCATGCGCCGCATACGCTGGAGGAGAAGGGCAAGCCCTATCCCGATAGCCCCAGTGGCATGCCCGGCGTGCAGACGATGCTGCCACTGATGCTCAACCATGTCGCCGAAGGGCGCACGACGCTCGCCCGGGTGATCGACCTGACCAGCGCCGGGCCGCAGCGCGTGTTCGGCATCGTCGGCAAGGGCCGGATCGCGATCGGCTATGATGCCGATTTCAGCATCGTCGACCTGAAGGCGCGCTGGACCATCGAGGAGAGCTGGCTCGCCTCGCGCAGCGGTTGGTCCCCTTTCACCGGCATGACGCTGACCGGCCGGCCGATCGGCACGGTCGTGCGCGGCCAGCGGGTGATGTGGGACGGTGCGCTGGCGAGCGCGGCGCGAGGCGAACCGATTCGCTTCGAGGCAGTGGAGTTCGGCTGA
- a CDS encoding NIPSNAP family protein: MITCYIRYELDADRIPAFERYAAMWLDLLPRFGGTHHGYFLPSEGASDVALAMFSFPSLAAYEQYRKDASVDPDVAKAIAFATENQCFRRYERSFFRPLLPKDA, translated from the coding sequence GTGATTACTTGCTACATCAGATATGAGCTCGACGCGGACAGGATTCCGGCCTTCGAACGATATGCCGCGATGTGGCTCGACCTGCTGCCGCGTTTCGGCGGGACCCATCACGGCTATTTCCTGCCGTCAGAAGGTGCGAGCGACGTCGCGCTGGCCATGTTCAGCTTTCCGAGCCTCGCCGCCTATGAACAATATCGAAAGGACGCGAGCGTCGATCCCGACGTCGCCAAGGCAATCGCCTTCGCGACCGAGAACCAGTGCTTCCGACGCTATGAGCGCTCCTTCTTCCGGCCCCTGTTGCCGAAGGACGCCTGA
- a CDS encoding EipA family protein produces MRKALLILLLVATAIGVGPAPSIAQVRTIDPNEAIDSDLQRRQTPPPPAPERNTAVSPDTQPRYNDTPVESGSQQYPPYDPSSPNTPAPGYQPGPPAQGGTALTEANADAAQGSTFRREELLSAAEGTFGKGASGLAGILERTLKEQGEPNAYISGREASGALVVGLRYGSGTMFHKIEGQMPIYWTGPSVGFDLGGDANKVFVLVYNLHDSEELFRRFPAGEGRLYFVGGFAATYLRRGNIVVIPIRLGVGWRQGVNVGYMKFSHKSKWLPF; encoded by the coding sequence ATGCGCAAGGCCCTTCTGATCCTGTTGCTGGTGGCGACCGCCATCGGCGTCGGTCCCGCGCCCTCGATTGCCCAGGTGCGTACGATCGATCCCAATGAGGCGATCGACAGCGACCTGCAGCGCCGTCAGACCCCGCCGCCGCCCGCGCCGGAGCGGAACACGGCGGTGTCGCCCGATACCCAGCCCCGGTACAATGACACGCCGGTCGAATCGGGATCGCAGCAATATCCGCCCTATGACCCGAGCAGCCCCAACACACCCGCCCCCGGCTACCAGCCCGGGCCTCCGGCCCAGGGCGGCACGGCGCTGACCGAAGCCAATGCCGATGCGGCGCAGGGCTCGACGTTCAGGCGCGAGGAACTGCTCAGCGCCGCGGAAGGCACGTTCGGCAAGGGCGCGTCGGGCCTGGCCGGCATCCTGGAGCGGACTCTGAAGGAGCAGGGCGAGCCCAACGCCTATATTTCCGGCCGCGAAGCCTCCGGGGCGCTGGTCGTCGGGCTGCGATACGGCAGCGGCACGATGTTCCACAAGATCGAGGGGCAGATGCCGATCTACTGGACCGGGCCGTCAGTCGGCTTCGACCTGGGCGGCGACGCGAACAAGGTATTCGTGCTGGTCTACAACCTCCACGATTCGGAGGAATTGTTCCGCCGCTTCCCGGCAGGCGAAGGCCGGCTCTATTTCGTCGGCGGTTTCGCCGCGACTTATCTTCGCCGTGGCAATATCGTGGTGATCCCGATCCGCCTCGGCGTCGGCTGGCGGCAGGGCGTGAACGTCGGCTACATGAAGTTCAGCCACAAATCGAAATGGCTGCCCTTCTGA
- a CDS encoding transporter encodes MSALAYTLVPVAAVLLGSLVAVIRWPGDAVISAMQHLAAGVVFAAAATEILPQVLHQASPLATLIGGGLGIAVMLGLKQIEERFAGKVALLVAVGLDILVDGLVLGLAFIAGAKAGLLLTIALTLEVLFLGLSVTTELAEGARSKLRVIAIVAGLALMLPIGALVAVPVAALPPVVIAGFLSFGLVALLYLVTEELLVEAHAKPDTPLVTSMFFIGFLGLLLIEESLG; translated from the coding sequence ATGTCCGCGCTCGCCTATACGCTGGTGCCGGTGGCGGCGGTCCTGCTCGGATCGCTCGTCGCCGTCATCCGCTGGCCCGGCGATGCGGTGATCAGCGCGATGCAGCACCTCGCCGCAGGCGTGGTGTTCGCCGCCGCCGCCACCGAGATCCTGCCCCAGGTGCTGCATCAGGCATCACCCCTGGCAACGCTGATCGGTGGCGGCCTCGGCATCGCGGTCATGCTTGGCCTCAAGCAGATCGAGGAGCGCTTTGCCGGCAAGGTCGCGCTGCTTGTCGCGGTCGGCCTGGATATCCTTGTCGACGGGCTCGTGCTCGGCCTGGCTTTCATCGCCGGGGCAAAGGCCGGGCTGCTGCTCACCATCGCGCTAACCCTTGAAGTGCTCTTCCTTGGCCTGTCGGTCACGACTGAGCTCGCGGAAGGGGCGCGGTCGAAGCTGCGGGTGATCGCGATCGTCGCGGGACTGGCGTTGATGCTGCCGATCGGTGCGCTGGTCGCCGTGCCAGTCGCTGCGCTGCCGCCGGTGGTGATCGCCGGCTTCCTGAGTTTTGGCCTTGTGGCCTTGCTGTATCTCGTGACCGAGGAACTGCTCGTCGAGGCGCATGCGAAGCCCGACACGCCGCTTGTTACCAGCATGTTCTTCATCGGTTTCCTCGGCCTGCTGCTGATCGAGGAATCGCTGGGATGA
- a CDS encoding TolC family protein, giving the protein MHRFVAALLAAASCAGVAQAQTSSPVESGEVLTLDSALAQAGVSSPQAEAATAGIRAAEAGRTVAGLRPNPSLSAQSENVVGSGPYRRFDQAETTVTFSMPLELGGKRGARIGVADARIGRAELEAAITRADVRLRVTQAYIEAVAADRRLIIARDQLRIANESLRVARDRVMVGESSPIDEQRTSVAQINAQTGLERAERGFQVARDNLALLLGQPLAGSLDQAWFDRVRAVGPEMRPTGEGTLAYAAASADLLIAGANVRLARSQRVPDLTLSAGARRLSATGDTAAVLGISAPLPFFSNGRASVSQANAELNQAGARQRAAKLDAERDIAIVQRDRDNATASVRASGPALAAAMEAARIARLGYGQGKFDQLVLLDAERTLAETRDAAVDALAQYHDAEARLARLIAPAPASFGDDQ; this is encoded by the coding sequence ATGCATCGATTTGTCGCGGCGTTGCTCGCCGCGGCGTCCTGTGCCGGTGTGGCGCAGGCGCAGACTTCATCGCCCGTAGAGTCGGGTGAGGTCCTCACCCTGGATTCGGCGCTCGCTCAAGCGGGTGTCTCCTCTCCTCAAGCGGAGGCCGCGACCGCGGGCATCCGCGCGGCTGAAGCGGGCCGGACGGTGGCTGGTCTCCGGCCCAACCCGTCGCTTTCCGCGCAGTCCGAAAATGTCGTCGGCAGCGGGCCCTATCGCCGGTTCGACCAGGCCGAGACCACGGTCACTTTCTCGATGCCGCTCGAACTGGGCGGCAAGCGCGGTGCCCGAATCGGCGTCGCGGACGCGCGAATCGGGCGTGCGGAACTGGAAGCGGCGATCACGCGTGCCGATGTTCGGCTGCGTGTCACCCAGGCCTATATCGAGGCAGTCGCCGCTGACCGCCGCCTCATCATCGCGCGGGATCAGCTGCGCATCGCCAATGAGTCGCTGCGGGTTGCCAGGGATCGGGTGATGGTCGGCGAGAGTTCGCCGATCGACGAACAGCGCACCTCGGTTGCCCAGATCAATGCGCAAACCGGGCTGGAGCGCGCCGAGCGCGGCTTCCAGGTCGCCCGCGACAATCTGGCATTACTGCTCGGACAGCCTCTTGCGGGGTCCCTCGACCAGGCCTGGTTCGATCGCGTCCGTGCCGTTGGCCCGGAAATGCGACCGACGGGGGAGGGCACGCTGGCCTATGCAGCGGCGAGCGCCGACCTGCTGATCGCCGGCGCCAATGTCCGGCTCGCGCGCAGCCAGCGTGTGCCTGACCTGACGCTCAGCGCAGGTGCGCGGCGGCTGTCGGCGACCGGTGACACCGCGGCGGTGCTTGGGATCTCAGCACCGTTACCGTTCTTCAGCAACGGGCGCGCCTCGGTCTCGCAGGCAAATGCCGAACTCAATCAGGCCGGGGCGCGGCAGCGGGCGGCAAAGCTCGACGCCGAGCGGGACATCGCAATCGTCCAGCGGGACCGGGACAATGCGACGGCCAGCGTCCGGGCTTCCGGGCCGGCGCTCGCGGCGGCAATGGAGGCCGCCCGCATCGCCCGTCTTGGCTACGGCCAGGGCAAGTTCGATCAACTCGTGCTGCTCGATGCCGAGCGGACTCTCGCCGAGACCCGCGACGCCGCCGTCGATGCACTCGCCCAATATCATGATGCCGAGGCCCGGCTGGCGCGCCTGATCGCGCCCGCGCCCGCTTCTTTCGGAGACGATCAATGA
- a CDS encoding BLUF domain-containing protein, with protein sequence MDQSLLYVSTRCPGADGGATHVQDIVAISRSRNASLDVTGALVATPGSFAQILEGPEAHLAQLMASIRRDQRHRDIRLVDLGGRARRDFAGWSLAYNGESSRVSRAIGLLMEDTSFDFPKHVNRLYFMMRNFAE encoded by the coding sequence ATGGATCAGTCGCTGCTGTATGTCAGCACGCGTTGTCCCGGTGCCGATGGCGGCGCGACGCACGTGCAGGACATCGTCGCCATTTCCCGGTCGCGCAACGCTTCGCTCGACGTGACGGGTGCGCTCGTCGCGACGCCGGGCAGCTTTGCGCAAATCCTCGAAGGCCCCGAGGCACATCTGGCTCAGTTGATGGCCAGCATCCGGCGCGACCAGCGCCACCGCGACATCAGGCTGGTTGATCTCGGCGGCCGGGCCAGGCGGGATTTTGCCGGCTGGTCGCTCGCCTATAACGGCGAATCGTCGCGCGTTTCCCGCGCGATCGGTCTGTTGATGGAGGACACGAGCTTCGATTTCCCGAAGCACGTGAACCGTCTCTATTTCATGATGCGCAATTTCGCGGAGTGA
- a CDS encoding efflux RND transporter periplasmic adaptor subunit: MTNDTMRLLGGAAGVALVAAVGGYGIGQWSGESATPPGAEIPKKGKPAEVPTDSVAMAENAIQQAGIAVETIKEGGLGAEIMAQATVSHPPSGEAIVTARAGGAVTRVFKRLGDPVRAGEALAIVESRDAAQIAADRSVANAKVVQAQKALAREQYLYKERVSAKVELEQAQAAAATAMAEARRAQVAAGAANVTRDGRGVIVASPISGKIAAEAVTLGAFVQPETELYRVADPSRIQIEAAIAPADAQRVSPGDRAIVELPDGRTVDASVRAVTPTLSGATRSATAVLNVPAGLQPGLAVRVRLMPAPGNVSKAIVVPEDAVQSLEGRDVVFVRTPQGFRAVTVRLGQRSAGRVEILSGLQAGQSVATRNAFLLKAELGKGAGEEE, translated from the coding sequence ATGACGAACGATACAATGCGCCTCCTCGGTGGCGCGGCCGGCGTTGCGCTGGTCGCGGCGGTCGGCGGCTATGGCATCGGCCAATGGTCGGGCGAATCGGCAACTCCCCCCGGGGCCGAGATTCCGAAAAAGGGAAAGCCTGCCGAAGTGCCGACCGACAGCGTGGCCATGGCGGAAAACGCGATCCAGCAGGCCGGCATCGCCGTCGAGACGATCAAGGAAGGCGGGCTCGGTGCGGAGATCATGGCCCAGGCGACCGTCTCCCATCCTCCGTCGGGCGAGGCGATCGTGACGGCGCGTGCCGGTGGCGCGGTGACCCGCGTGTTCAAACGGCTCGGTGACCCGGTTCGCGCCGGTGAGGCGCTGGCGATCGTCGAGAGCCGGGATGCAGCGCAGATCGCCGCCGACCGATCGGTCGCGAACGCTAAGGTCGTCCAGGCGCAGAAGGCGCTCGCCCGCGAGCAATATCTCTACAAGGAGCGCGTTTCGGCCAAGGTCGAACTCGAACAGGCCCAGGCCGCGGCCGCCACGGCAATGGCGGAAGCGCGGCGCGCCCAGGTGGCCGCCGGTGCCGCCAATGTCACGCGGGACGGACGCGGCGTGATCGTCGCCAGCCCGATCTCCGGCAAGATCGCCGCCGAGGCGGTGACGCTGGGCGCGTTCGTCCAGCCGGAAACCGAACTGTACCGGGTTGCCGATCCGAGCAGGATCCAGATCGAGGCAGCGATCGCCCCGGCCGATGCCCAGCGTGTTTCGCCGGGCGACAGGGCGATCGTCGAACTACCCGATGGGCGCACGGTCGATGCCAGCGTCCGCGCCGTCACGCCGACGCTCAGCGGCGCGACGCGTTCCGCGACCGCGGTGCTGAACGTGCCCGCAGGCCTTCAGCCCGGCCTTGCAGTGCGGGTGCGGCTCATGCCCGCGCCTGGCAATGTGAGCAAGGCGATCGTCGTGCCTGAGGATGCCGTCCAGTCGCTGGAAGGAAGGGACGTCGTCTTCGTGCGAACCCCCCAGGGCTTCCGCGCGGTCACCGTCCGCCTCGGTCAGCGCAGCGCAGGCCGCGTCGAAATCCTGTCGGGTCTTCAGGCCGGCCAGAGCGTCGCGACGCGCAACGCATTCCTGCTCAAAGCCGAGCTCGGCAAGGGTGCGGGTGAGGAGGAATAA